TGAAGGTGAAGAAGGCAGACCGCACTATGTTGTCGAAGGTAATGATGGGCGTGGTCCTGACGGCCACGGCGCTCGCCGGCGCGCCCGCTCAGGCGAAGGAATGGAAGAGCGTGACGATCGCGCTGGAAGGCGGCTACGCGCCGTGGAATCTCACGTTGCCGGGCGGCAAGCTGGGCGGCTTCGAGCCCGAGCTGGTTGCGAACCTGTGCCAGCGCATCAAGCTGCAGTGCAACCTGGTTGCACAAGACTGGGACGGCATGATCCCCGGCCTGCAGGCTGGCAAGTTCGACGTGTTGATGGACGCGATCTCCATCACGCCGGAACGCGAGAAGATCATCGCGTTCTCGCGCCCGTACGCTGCGACGCCCGCGACGTTTGCCGTCTCCGACACGAAGATCCTGCCGAAGGCCGCGGCGGGTGCACCCGTCGTCAAGCTGACGGGCGACGCGAAGACGGACCAGCCGACCGTCGACGGACTGCGCAAGCAGCTGAAGGGCAAGACGATCGGCATCCAGTCGGGCACGGTCTACACGAAATTCATCAACGACGGCTTCAAGGACATCGCGACGATCCGCGTCTACAAGACCTCGCCGGAACGTGATCTCGATCTGGCGAATGGTCGCATCGACGCATCGTTCGACGACGTGACCTACTACGCAGCCAATGCTGACAAGAAGGAATCGGCGCAGATCTCGATGGCAGGACCGAAGATCGGCGGCCCGATCTGGGGTCCGGGCGAAGGCCTCGCGTTCCGCAAGCAGGACGCGGACCTGAAGGCGAAGTTCGACACGGCCATCGCCGATGCACTGAAAGACGGCACCGTTAAGAAGCTCTCCGACAAGTGGTTCAAGACCGACGTCACGCCTTGATCGACCGCCGTATGCGCGCGCGGAAAATCGCGCGCGCCTGACTTGTTTTGAACGACCCGCGAAAGCAGGGATGAGGAGTAAGCCATGGCTCTGATCGAGACGCTCGGCTTCGGGCAGGAAGGCTGGGGCGGCGTGTTGCTGCTCGCGGCATTGATGACCATCGCGTTGACGCTCGCGGCGCTCGCAGTCGGCGCCGTGTTCGGCGCGATCATCGCGGCGGCGAAGCTGTCGCGCTTTCGCACGGCGCGCGTGCTCGGCGATCTGTACACGACGGTGTTTCGCGGTGTGCCGGAACTGCTCGTCATCTATCTGTTTTACTTCGGCGGTTCGACGCTCGTGACGACGGTCGGCCAATGGTTCGGCGCCGAAGGCTTCGTCGGCGTGCCGCCGTTCGTGATCGGCGCGCTGGCGGTCGGCATGATCTCGGGCGCGTATCAGGCCGAGGTGTATCGCTCGGCGGTGCTCGCGGTATCGAAGGGTGAACTCGAAGCGGCGCGTTCCATCGGCATGCCGACCATGACGATGGCCCGCCGCATTCTTATTCCGCAAGTGCTGCGTTTCGCGCTGCCCGGCATCGGCAACGTGTGGCAGCTGAGCCTCAAAGACTCCGCGCTGATCTCGGTGACGGGTCTCGCGGAACTGCTGCGCGCAAGCCAGATCGCAGCAGGTTCGACGCATCAGTACTTCCTGTTCTTCGTTGTTGGCGGCGCGTTGTATCTGGTGATGACGGTCTTCTCGAACCGCGTCTTCAACCACGCTGAAGCACGCGTGGCCCGATCCTTCCGGCGCAACTTCGCGCGCAACTGACGACGGAGCGCCACCATGTCTTTCGATTTCGACTTTCTGTTCGACACGCTGCGCCAGTTGCTCGGGGCTGTGCCGACCACGTTGGGCCTGTTCTTTTCTTCGCTGGTGCTGGGCGGCCTGCTGTCGCTCGTGATCGTTACGATGCGCGTGTCGCCGCACTGGCTGCCCAATCGCTTTGCGCGTGCGTACATTCTCGTGTTTCGCGGCTCGCCGCTGCTGATCCAGATGTTTCTCGTCTACTACGGGCTCGGCCAGTTCGGCGTGATCCGCGAGAGCTTTCTGTGGCCCGTGCTGCGCGAGCCGTATGTGTGCGCGGTGCTGTCGCTGGCCCTTTGTACTGCGGGCTATACGGCGGAAATCATTCGCGGCGGTCTGATGGCCGTGCCCGTCGGTCAGATCGAAGCGGGCTATTCGATCGGCCTGTCGGGTTTCTCGCTTCTGCGCCGCATCATCGGTCCGATTGCATTGCGTCAGTGTTTGCCCGCGTATTCGACGGAAGCGGTGTTGCTCGTCAAGTCGACGGCACTCGCGAGTCTCGTCACCGTGTGGGAAGTGACGGGCGTCGCGCAGCAGATCATCCAGCAGACGTATCGCACGACGGAAGTGTTCATCTGCGCCGCGCTGATCTATCTGTTCCTGAACTTTGTCATCGTGCGTCTGCTTGGTTTGCTCGAACGGCGTCTGTCGCAGCATCTCCGCGCGATGCCTGTGAACGCCGCGCCGCGCGCGATTCCGTCCGCCACCGAAGCACGTCGTGCCGCACCCTGACGGCCCATTCCGGAGAATCTCATGAACGCTACGGCACCCGTTGCACTGTCGGTCCATAACATCCACAAGTCGTTCGGCGACCATCACGTGCTGAAGGGCATTTCGCTCGACGCGCACGAAGGCGACGTCATTTCGATTCTCGGCGCAAGCGGCTCGGGCAAGAGCACGTTCCTGCGCTGTCTGAATCTGCTCGAAACGCCGGACGACGGCAGCGTCGCGCTCGCGGGCGAGACGTTGAAGATGAAGCGCCGCAAGGACGGCAAGCTGCAACCGGACGATCGCAAGCAGGTCGATCGCATCCGCTCGCAACTCGGCATGGTGTTTCAGAACTTCAATCTGTGGTCGCACATGACGGTGCTCGAGAACCTGATCGAAGGTCCGATGCGCGTGCAAAAGCGCAGCCGCGCCGAAGCCGTCGAAGAAGCGGAAGCACTGCTCGCGAAAGTGGGTCTCGCTGAAAAGCGCGGGCATTATCCGGCGCATCTGTCGGGTGGCCAGCAGCAGCGCGTTGCGATTGCGCGTGCGCTCGCGATGCATCCGAAAGTGATGCTGTTCGACGAGCCGACTTCCGCGCTCGATCCCGAACTCGTCGGCGAAGTGCTGCGCGTGATGC
This genomic interval from Paraburkholderia sabiae contains the following:
- a CDS encoding transporter substrate-binding domain-containing protein translates to MLSKVMMGVVLTATALAGAPAQAKEWKSVTIALEGGYAPWNLTLPGGKLGGFEPELVANLCQRIKLQCNLVAQDWDGMIPGLQAGKFDVLMDAISITPEREKIIAFSRPYAATPATFAVSDTKILPKAAAGAPVVKLTGDAKTDQPTVDGLRKQLKGKTIGIQSGTVYTKFINDGFKDIATIRVYKTSPERDLDLANGRIDASFDDVTYYAANADKKESAQISMAGPKIGGPIWGPGEGLAFRKQDADLKAKFDTAIADALKDGTVKKLSDKWFKTDVTP
- a CDS encoding ABC transporter permease, with protein sequence MSFDFDFLFDTLRQLLGAVPTTLGLFFSSLVLGGLLSLVIVTMRVSPHWLPNRFARAYILVFRGSPLLIQMFLVYYGLGQFGVIRESFLWPVLREPYVCAVLSLALCTAGYTAEIIRGGLMAVPVGQIEAGYSIGLSGFSLLRRIIGPIALRQCLPAYSTEAVLLVKSTALASLVTVWEVTGVAQQIIQQTYRTTEVFICAALIYLFLNFVIVRLLGLLERRLSQHLRAMPVNAAPRAIPSATEARRAAP
- a CDS encoding ABC transporter ATP-binding protein, whose protein sequence is MNATAPVALSVHNIHKSFGDHHVLKGISLDAHEGDVISILGASGSGKSTFLRCLNLLETPDDGSVALAGETLKMKRRKDGKLQPDDRKQVDRIRSQLGMVFQNFNLWSHMTVLENLIEGPMRVQKRSRAEAVEEAEALLAKVGLAEKRGHYPAHLSGGQQQRVAIARALAMHPKVMLFDEPTSALDPELVGEVLRVMRSLAEEGRTMLVVTHEMGFARHVSNRVMFLHQGQTECDGTPDEVFGELKSDRFRQFVSSHHSRTTN
- a CDS encoding ABC transporter permease: MALIETLGFGQEGWGGVLLLAALMTIALTLAALAVGAVFGAIIAAAKLSRFRTARVLGDLYTTVFRGVPELLVIYLFYFGGSTLVTTVGQWFGAEGFVGVPPFVIGALAVGMISGAYQAEVYRSAVLAVSKGELEAARSIGMPTMTMARRILIPQVLRFALPGIGNVWQLSLKDSALISVTGLAELLRASQIAAGSTHQYFLFFVVGGALYLVMTVFSNRVFNHAEARVARSFRRNFARN